A single Struthio camelus isolate bStrCam1 chromosome 6, bStrCam1.hap1, whole genome shotgun sequence DNA region contains:
- the NFE2L2 gene encoding nuclear factor erythroid 2-related factor 2 isoform X4 gives MNLIDILWRQDIDLGARREVFDFSQRQKEYELEKQKKLEKERQEQLQKEQEKALLAQLQLDEETGEFVPIQPAQRVESQNTEPPSSFSQNTHTSKPETEALSFDDCMQLLAEAFPFIDDNEVSSAAFQSLVPAQMDSNQIFMSSNQTQPPESPVLVPLTDAENMQNIEQVWEELLSLPELQCLNIENDNLAEVSTITSPETKPTEMHNSYNYYNSLSMMRKDVNCGPDFLNSIEGPFSSILLPEDTSQLSGNSLNSTSTSGSDFCEDFYATFIDTKADSDTATTNTISQSLADILSEPIDLSDFSLCKAFNGDHSGTVPECNDSDSGISLNASSSVASPEHSVESSVYGDKTFGCSDSEMEDMDSAPGSVPQSNANMYSLQFHDHVLSSLGPSTQTPSLQRANTPKKEPPASPGHPKAPFTKDKPSSRLEAHLTRDEQRAKALQIPFPVEKIINLPVDDFNEMMSKEQFSEAQLALIRDIRRRGKNKVAAQNCRKRKLDIIVELEQDLSNLKDEKEKLLKEKGENDKSLCQMKKQLTTLYLEVFSMLRDEDGKSYSPTEYSLQQTRDGNVFLVPKSKKSETKF, from the exons ATGAACTTGATTGACATCCTTTGGAGGCAAGATATAGACCTTGGGGCAAGGCGTGAAGTTTTTGATTTTAGTCAACGGCAAAAGGagtatgaacttgagaaacagaagaaacttgaAAAGGAAAGACAAGAGCAGCTccaaaaagagcaggagaaagccTTGCTGGCTCAGCTGCAGTTAGACGAAGAAACAGGTGAATTTGTTCCAATTCAGCCAGCTCAGCGTGTTGAGTCACAAAATACTGAGCCACCAAGCAGTTTTTCACAG AACACACATACTTCAAAACCAGAAACAGAAGCCTTGTCCTTTGATGACTGCATGCAGCTCTTGGCAGAAGCGTTCCCGTTTATAGATGACAATGAG GTTTCGTCTGCTGCCTTTCAGTCACTGGTTCCTGCTCAGATGGATAGTAACCAAATCTTCATGTCTTCTAATCAAACTCAGCCACCTGAATCACCTGTTTTAGTTCCACTTACTGATGCAGAGAACATGCAGAACATAGAGCAAGTTTGGGAAGAATTATTGTCCCTTCCAGAGTTACAG TGTCTTAACATTGAAAATGATAACCTGGCTGAGGTAAGCACAATCACAAGCCCTGAAACGAAGCCAACAGAGATGCACAACAGCTATAATTACTACAACTCTTTATCCATGATGAGAAAAGATGTTAACTGTGGTCCAGATTTCCTGAATAGTATTGAGGGTCCTTTTTCCAGCATTTTGCTACCAGAAGACACCAGCCAGCTGAGTGGGAACTCTTTAAATAGCACGTCCACTTCAGGCTCTGATTTCTGTGAGGATTTCTATGCCACCTTCATTGATACAAAGGCAGACAGTGACACTGCCACGACAAACACTATCAGTCAGTCACTTGCAGATATTCTAAGTGAACCTATTGATCTTTCTGATTTCTCGCTGTGTAAAGCTTTTAATGGTGACCACTCAGGAACTGTACCAGAATGTAACGATTCTGACTCTGGTATTTCATTGAATGCAAGTTCTAGTGTAGCATCGCCTGAGCACTCTGTTGAATCATCGGTGTATGGAGATAAGACTTTTGGTTGTAGTGATTCTGAAATGGAAGACATGGACAGCGCTCCTGGAAGCGTGCCTCAGAGCAATGCAAACATGTATTCATTGCAATTTCACGATCATGTGCTTTCTTCCTTGGGGCCAAGCACTCAAACCCCTAGTTTGCAGCGTGCAAACACACCAAAGAAAGAACCACCTGCCAGTCCAGGCCACCCTAAAGCTCCATTCACAAAAGATAAACCTTCCAGCCGCCTTGAAGCTCATCTCACAAGAGATGAGCAAAGAGCAAAAGCTCTGCAGATCCCTTTCCCTGTGGAAAAAATCATCAATCTCCCTGTTGATGACTTCAATGAAATGATGTCTAAGGAGCAGTTCAGTGAAGCCCAGCTTGCACTTATTCGAGATATACGCAGGAGAGGCAAGAATAAAGTGGCTGCGCAAAACTGCCGTAAAAGAAAACTGGATATTATAGTGGAACTGGAGCAAGATTTGAGTAACCTaaaagatgagaaagagaaattgcttaaagaaaaaggagagaatgacAAAAGCCTTTGTCAAATGAAAAAGCAACTTACCACCTTATATCTTGAGGTTTTCAGCATGCTACGTGATGAAGATGGAAAGTCTTACTCTCCTACTGAATATTCACTGCAGCAAACTAGAGATGGTAATGTCTTTCTTGTTCCTAAAAGCAAAAAGTCAGAGACTAAattctga
- the NFE2L2 gene encoding nuclear factor erythroid 2-related factor 2 isoform X1: MCAGIQLVNLNALLTHTDIPVACPRPTAIKDMNLIDILWRQDIDLGARREVFDFSQRQKEYELEKQKKLEKERQEQLQKEQEKALLAQLQLDEETGEFVPIQPAQRVESQNTEPPSSFSQNTHTSKPETEALSFDDCMQLLAEAFPFIDDNEVSSAAFQSLVPAQMDSNQIFMSSNQTQPPESPVLVPLTDAENMQNIEQVWEELLSLPELQCLNIENDNLAEVSTITSPETKPTEMHNSYNYYNSLSMMRKDVNCGPDFLNSIEGPFSSILLPEDTSQLSGNSLNSTSTSGSDFCEDFYATFIDTKADSDTATTNTISQSLADILSEPIDLSDFSLCKAFNGDHSGTVPECNDSDSGISLNASSSVASPEHSVESSVYGDKTFGCSDSEMEDMDSAPGSVPQSNANMYSLQFHDHVLSSLGPSTQTPSLQRANTPKKEPPASPGHPKAPFTKDKPSSRLEAHLTRDEQRAKALQIPFPVEKIINLPVDDFNEMMSKEQFSEAQLALIRDIRRRGKNKVAAQNCRKRKLDIIVELEQDLSNLKDEKEKLLKEKGENDKSLCQMKKQLTTLYLEVFSMLRDEDGKSYSPTEYSLQQTRDGNVFLVPKSKKSETKF, from the exons ATGTGTGCTGGCATACAGTTAGTAAACCTCAACGCTCTTCTAACCCACACTGATATTCCAGTTGCTTGCCCACGACCAACAGCAATAAAA GACATGAACTTGATTGACATCCTTTGGAGGCAAGATATAGACCTTGGGGCAAGGCGTGAAGTTTTTGATTTTAGTCAACGGCAAAAGGagtatgaacttgagaaacagaagaaacttgaAAAGGAAAGACAAGAGCAGCTccaaaaagagcaggagaaagccTTGCTGGCTCAGCTGCAGTTAGACGAAGAAACAGGTGAATTTGTTCCAATTCAGCCAGCTCAGCGTGTTGAGTCACAAAATACTGAGCCACCAAGCAGTTTTTCACAG AACACACATACTTCAAAACCAGAAACAGAAGCCTTGTCCTTTGATGACTGCATGCAGCTCTTGGCAGAAGCGTTCCCGTTTATAGATGACAATGAG GTTTCGTCTGCTGCCTTTCAGTCACTGGTTCCTGCTCAGATGGATAGTAACCAAATCTTCATGTCTTCTAATCAAACTCAGCCACCTGAATCACCTGTTTTAGTTCCACTTACTGATGCAGAGAACATGCAGAACATAGAGCAAGTTTGGGAAGAATTATTGTCCCTTCCAGAGTTACAG TGTCTTAACATTGAAAATGATAACCTGGCTGAGGTAAGCACAATCACAAGCCCTGAAACGAAGCCAACAGAGATGCACAACAGCTATAATTACTACAACTCTTTATCCATGATGAGAAAAGATGTTAACTGTGGTCCAGATTTCCTGAATAGTATTGAGGGTCCTTTTTCCAGCATTTTGCTACCAGAAGACACCAGCCAGCTGAGTGGGAACTCTTTAAATAGCACGTCCACTTCAGGCTCTGATTTCTGTGAGGATTTCTATGCCACCTTCATTGATACAAAGGCAGACAGTGACACTGCCACGACAAACACTATCAGTCAGTCACTTGCAGATATTCTAAGTGAACCTATTGATCTTTCTGATTTCTCGCTGTGTAAAGCTTTTAATGGTGACCACTCAGGAACTGTACCAGAATGTAACGATTCTGACTCTGGTATTTCATTGAATGCAAGTTCTAGTGTAGCATCGCCTGAGCACTCTGTTGAATCATCGGTGTATGGAGATAAGACTTTTGGTTGTAGTGATTCTGAAATGGAAGACATGGACAGCGCTCCTGGAAGCGTGCCTCAGAGCAATGCAAACATGTATTCATTGCAATTTCACGATCATGTGCTTTCTTCCTTGGGGCCAAGCACTCAAACCCCTAGTTTGCAGCGTGCAAACACACCAAAGAAAGAACCACCTGCCAGTCCAGGCCACCCTAAAGCTCCATTCACAAAAGATAAACCTTCCAGCCGCCTTGAAGCTCATCTCACAAGAGATGAGCAAAGAGCAAAAGCTCTGCAGATCCCTTTCCCTGTGGAAAAAATCATCAATCTCCCTGTTGATGACTTCAATGAAATGATGTCTAAGGAGCAGTTCAGTGAAGCCCAGCTTGCACTTATTCGAGATATACGCAGGAGAGGCAAGAATAAAGTGGCTGCGCAAAACTGCCGTAAAAGAAAACTGGATATTATAGTGGAACTGGAGCAAGATTTGAGTAACCTaaaagatgagaaagagaaattgcttaaagaaaaaggagagaatgacAAAAGCCTTTGTCAAATGAAAAAGCAACTTACCACCTTATATCTTGAGGTTTTCAGCATGCTACGTGATGAAGATGGAAAGTCTTACTCTCCTACTGAATATTCACTGCAGCAAACTAGAGATGGTAATGTCTTTCTTGTTCCTAAAAGCAAAAAGTCAGAGACTAAattctga
- the NFE2L2 gene encoding nuclear factor erythroid 2-related factor 2 isoform X3 — translation MEEDMNLIDILWRQDIDLGARREVFDFSQRQKEYELEKQKKLEKERQEQLQKEQEKALLAQLQLDEETGEFVPIQPAQRVESQNTEPPSSFSQNTHTSKPETEALSFDDCMQLLAEAFPFIDDNEVSSAAFQSLVPAQMDSNQIFMSSNQTQPPESPVLVPLTDAENMQNIEQVWEELLSLPELQCLNIENDNLAEVSTITSPETKPTEMHNSYNYYNSLSMMRKDVNCGPDFLNSIEGPFSSILLPEDTSQLSGNSLNSTSTSGSDFCEDFYATFIDTKADSDTATTNTISQSLADILSEPIDLSDFSLCKAFNGDHSGTVPECNDSDSGISLNASSSVASPEHSVESSVYGDKTFGCSDSEMEDMDSAPGSVPQSNANMYSLQFHDHVLSSLGPSTQTPSLQRANTPKKEPPASPGHPKAPFTKDKPSSRLEAHLTRDEQRAKALQIPFPVEKIINLPVDDFNEMMSKEQFSEAQLALIRDIRRRGKNKVAAQNCRKRKLDIIVELEQDLSNLKDEKEKLLKEKGENDKSLCQMKKQLTTLYLEVFSMLRDEDGKSYSPTEYSLQQTRDGNVFLVPKSKKSETKF, via the exons ATGGAAGAG GACATGAACTTGATTGACATCCTTTGGAGGCAAGATATAGACCTTGGGGCAAGGCGTGAAGTTTTTGATTTTAGTCAACGGCAAAAGGagtatgaacttgagaaacagaagaaacttgaAAAGGAAAGACAAGAGCAGCTccaaaaagagcaggagaaagccTTGCTGGCTCAGCTGCAGTTAGACGAAGAAACAGGTGAATTTGTTCCAATTCAGCCAGCTCAGCGTGTTGAGTCACAAAATACTGAGCCACCAAGCAGTTTTTCACAG AACACACATACTTCAAAACCAGAAACAGAAGCCTTGTCCTTTGATGACTGCATGCAGCTCTTGGCAGAAGCGTTCCCGTTTATAGATGACAATGAG GTTTCGTCTGCTGCCTTTCAGTCACTGGTTCCTGCTCAGATGGATAGTAACCAAATCTTCATGTCTTCTAATCAAACTCAGCCACCTGAATCACCTGTTTTAGTTCCACTTACTGATGCAGAGAACATGCAGAACATAGAGCAAGTTTGGGAAGAATTATTGTCCCTTCCAGAGTTACAG TGTCTTAACATTGAAAATGATAACCTGGCTGAGGTAAGCACAATCACAAGCCCTGAAACGAAGCCAACAGAGATGCACAACAGCTATAATTACTACAACTCTTTATCCATGATGAGAAAAGATGTTAACTGTGGTCCAGATTTCCTGAATAGTATTGAGGGTCCTTTTTCCAGCATTTTGCTACCAGAAGACACCAGCCAGCTGAGTGGGAACTCTTTAAATAGCACGTCCACTTCAGGCTCTGATTTCTGTGAGGATTTCTATGCCACCTTCATTGATACAAAGGCAGACAGTGACACTGCCACGACAAACACTATCAGTCAGTCACTTGCAGATATTCTAAGTGAACCTATTGATCTTTCTGATTTCTCGCTGTGTAAAGCTTTTAATGGTGACCACTCAGGAACTGTACCAGAATGTAACGATTCTGACTCTGGTATTTCATTGAATGCAAGTTCTAGTGTAGCATCGCCTGAGCACTCTGTTGAATCATCGGTGTATGGAGATAAGACTTTTGGTTGTAGTGATTCTGAAATGGAAGACATGGACAGCGCTCCTGGAAGCGTGCCTCAGAGCAATGCAAACATGTATTCATTGCAATTTCACGATCATGTGCTTTCTTCCTTGGGGCCAAGCACTCAAACCCCTAGTTTGCAGCGTGCAAACACACCAAAGAAAGAACCACCTGCCAGTCCAGGCCACCCTAAAGCTCCATTCACAAAAGATAAACCTTCCAGCCGCCTTGAAGCTCATCTCACAAGAGATGAGCAAAGAGCAAAAGCTCTGCAGATCCCTTTCCCTGTGGAAAAAATCATCAATCTCCCTGTTGATGACTTCAATGAAATGATGTCTAAGGAGCAGTTCAGTGAAGCCCAGCTTGCACTTATTCGAGATATACGCAGGAGAGGCAAGAATAAAGTGGCTGCGCAAAACTGCCGTAAAAGAAAACTGGATATTATAGTGGAACTGGAGCAAGATTTGAGTAACCTaaaagatgagaaagagaaattgcttaaagaaaaaggagagaatgacAAAAGCCTTTGTCAAATGAAAAAGCAACTTACCACCTTATATCTTGAGGTTTTCAGCATGCTACGTGATGAAGATGGAAAGTCTTACTCTCCTACTGAATATTCACTGCAGCAAACTAGAGATGGTAATGTCTTTCTTGTTCCTAAAAGCAAAAAGTCAGAGACTAAattctga
- the NFE2L2 gene encoding nuclear factor erythroid 2-related factor 2 isoform X2 codes for MEIEVPRAAQDMNLIDILWRQDIDLGARREVFDFSQRQKEYELEKQKKLEKERQEQLQKEQEKALLAQLQLDEETGEFVPIQPAQRVESQNTEPPSSFSQNTHTSKPETEALSFDDCMQLLAEAFPFIDDNEVSSAAFQSLVPAQMDSNQIFMSSNQTQPPESPVLVPLTDAENMQNIEQVWEELLSLPELQCLNIENDNLAEVSTITSPETKPTEMHNSYNYYNSLSMMRKDVNCGPDFLNSIEGPFSSILLPEDTSQLSGNSLNSTSTSGSDFCEDFYATFIDTKADSDTATTNTISQSLADILSEPIDLSDFSLCKAFNGDHSGTVPECNDSDSGISLNASSSVASPEHSVESSVYGDKTFGCSDSEMEDMDSAPGSVPQSNANMYSLQFHDHVLSSLGPSTQTPSLQRANTPKKEPPASPGHPKAPFTKDKPSSRLEAHLTRDEQRAKALQIPFPVEKIINLPVDDFNEMMSKEQFSEAQLALIRDIRRRGKNKVAAQNCRKRKLDIIVELEQDLSNLKDEKEKLLKEKGENDKSLCQMKKQLTTLYLEVFSMLRDEDGKSYSPTEYSLQQTRDGNVFLVPKSKKSETKF; via the exons ATGGAGATCGAGGTGCCCCGCGCCGCGCAG GACATGAACTTGATTGACATCCTTTGGAGGCAAGATATAGACCTTGGGGCAAGGCGTGAAGTTTTTGATTTTAGTCAACGGCAAAAGGagtatgaacttgagaaacagaagaaacttgaAAAGGAAAGACAAGAGCAGCTccaaaaagagcaggagaaagccTTGCTGGCTCAGCTGCAGTTAGACGAAGAAACAGGTGAATTTGTTCCAATTCAGCCAGCTCAGCGTGTTGAGTCACAAAATACTGAGCCACCAAGCAGTTTTTCACAG AACACACATACTTCAAAACCAGAAACAGAAGCCTTGTCCTTTGATGACTGCATGCAGCTCTTGGCAGAAGCGTTCCCGTTTATAGATGACAATGAG GTTTCGTCTGCTGCCTTTCAGTCACTGGTTCCTGCTCAGATGGATAGTAACCAAATCTTCATGTCTTCTAATCAAACTCAGCCACCTGAATCACCTGTTTTAGTTCCACTTACTGATGCAGAGAACATGCAGAACATAGAGCAAGTTTGGGAAGAATTATTGTCCCTTCCAGAGTTACAG TGTCTTAACATTGAAAATGATAACCTGGCTGAGGTAAGCACAATCACAAGCCCTGAAACGAAGCCAACAGAGATGCACAACAGCTATAATTACTACAACTCTTTATCCATGATGAGAAAAGATGTTAACTGTGGTCCAGATTTCCTGAATAGTATTGAGGGTCCTTTTTCCAGCATTTTGCTACCAGAAGACACCAGCCAGCTGAGTGGGAACTCTTTAAATAGCACGTCCACTTCAGGCTCTGATTTCTGTGAGGATTTCTATGCCACCTTCATTGATACAAAGGCAGACAGTGACACTGCCACGACAAACACTATCAGTCAGTCACTTGCAGATATTCTAAGTGAACCTATTGATCTTTCTGATTTCTCGCTGTGTAAAGCTTTTAATGGTGACCACTCAGGAACTGTACCAGAATGTAACGATTCTGACTCTGGTATTTCATTGAATGCAAGTTCTAGTGTAGCATCGCCTGAGCACTCTGTTGAATCATCGGTGTATGGAGATAAGACTTTTGGTTGTAGTGATTCTGAAATGGAAGACATGGACAGCGCTCCTGGAAGCGTGCCTCAGAGCAATGCAAACATGTATTCATTGCAATTTCACGATCATGTGCTTTCTTCCTTGGGGCCAAGCACTCAAACCCCTAGTTTGCAGCGTGCAAACACACCAAAGAAAGAACCACCTGCCAGTCCAGGCCACCCTAAAGCTCCATTCACAAAAGATAAACCTTCCAGCCGCCTTGAAGCTCATCTCACAAGAGATGAGCAAAGAGCAAAAGCTCTGCAGATCCCTTTCCCTGTGGAAAAAATCATCAATCTCCCTGTTGATGACTTCAATGAAATGATGTCTAAGGAGCAGTTCAGTGAAGCCCAGCTTGCACTTATTCGAGATATACGCAGGAGAGGCAAGAATAAAGTGGCTGCGCAAAACTGCCGTAAAAGAAAACTGGATATTATAGTGGAACTGGAGCAAGATTTGAGTAACCTaaaagatgagaaagagaaattgcttaaagaaaaaggagagaatgacAAAAGCCTTTGTCAAATGAAAAAGCAACTTACCACCTTATATCTTGAGGTTTTCAGCATGCTACGTGATGAAGATGGAAAGTCTTACTCTCCTACTGAATATTCACTGCAGCAAACTAGAGATGGTAATGTCTTTCTTGTTCCTAAAAGCAAAAAGTCAGAGACTAAattctga